A genomic stretch from Sulfobacillus thermosulfidooxidans includes:
- the dtd gene encoding D-aminoacyl-tRNA deacylase, which produces MRALIQRVKRASVSVDGNITGAIDHGLLVFLGITHDDDASITSWMAEKILSLRIFPDEQGKMNRHLNEVGGGLLVVSQFTLYADAAHGRRPSFSLAAPRAVAEPLYEKFVAICRQHIAPVATGSFGADMDVSLVNWGPVTIWLDSVTKPGSESERS; this is translated from the coding sequence ATGCGTGCCTTAATCCAGCGTGTGAAACGCGCTTCAGTGAGTGTGGATGGGAATATCACCGGAGCTATTGATCATGGCTTATTGGTGTTCTTAGGGATTACGCATGATGATGATGCGTCCATCACTTCATGGATGGCTGAAAAAATTTTGTCGTTGCGCATTTTTCCTGATGAGCAGGGTAAAATGAATCGCCATTTGAACGAGGTGGGAGGCGGACTTTTAGTCGTATCACAGTTTACGCTATATGCCGATGCCGCCCACGGTCGGCGCCCGAGTTTTTCTCTAGCCGCGCCCAGGGCTGTTGCGGAACCGTTATATGAAAAATTTGTGGCCATTTGTCGTCAACACATTGCGCCGGTGGCCACCGGTTCGTTCGGAGCCGATATGGATGTGTCGCTCGTGAACTGGGGTCCGGTAACCATTTGGCTTGATAGCGTGACAAAACCCGGCAGCGAATCAGAAAGGAGTTAA